The following are from one region of the Acanthopagrus latus isolate v.2019 chromosome 2, fAcaLat1.1, whole genome shotgun sequence genome:
- the lekr1 gene encoding leucine-, glutamate- and lysine-rich protein 1, whose product MDAWQAFRSEMLQQSTLVFSVMKDELKHSSVGFQTMKKEREHLTQQLIFPTIPGLIPLIFPQIMLFLRFISGLHLLRFTERLKGEFEEKNEMWLSCQRRCDTAERQLSSLQQREEEINRNRCAAEEEAVRLKEVVEKVQQETGELRREML is encoded by the exons ATGGATGCCTGGCAGGCCTTCAGATCTgagatgctgcagcagagcacacTGGTGTTCTCAG tGATGAAAGACGAGCTGAAGCATTCCAGTGTGGGTTTTCAGacaatgaaaaaagagagagagcacctAACTCAGCAGCTGAT CTTTCCCACGATCCCTGGACTCATCCCACTAATTTTCCCCCAAATCATGCTCTTCCTCCGCTTCATTTCCGGTCTCCACCTCCTTCGATTCACAGAGAG GTTAAAAGGGGAGTTTGAGGAGAAAAACGAGATGTGGTTGTCGTGCCAACGAAGGTGCGACACCGCAGAGAGGCAGCTGTCGTCattgcagcagagagaggaagaaataaacCGGAACCGctgtgcagctgaagaggaagcGGTGCGATTGAAGGAAGTTGTGGAGAAGGTCCAGCAGGAAACGggagagctgaggagagagatgttGTGA